One window from the genome of Toxotes jaculatrix isolate fToxJac2 chromosome 17, fToxJac2.pri, whole genome shotgun sequence encodes:
- the LOC121197566 gene encoding probable carboxypeptidase X1 isoform X2 translates to MNGTREAIFEGNQNPETPVLGLLPVPTVARFIRINPQTWYSNGTICLRAEILGCRVNDPTDIYASEREPGSKDTLDFRHHNYKEMRKLMKSVTEECPDITRVYTIGKSYMGLKLYVMEISDNPGKHELGEPEFRYVAGMHGNEVLGRELVLNLMQYLCREYKKGNQRIVRLVTETRIHLLPSMNPDGYEVAYEKGSELAGWAEGRYSFEGIDLNHNFPDLNNIMWDAQEKATDASKVPNHYIPIPEYYTKEDATVAPETRAVISWMQDIPFVLSANLHGGELVVTYPFDCTRDWAPQENTPTADDAFFRWLASVYASTHLVMANPDRRICHYEDFQAHNNIINGGAWHTVPGSMNDFSYLHTNCFEVTVELSCDKFPHVSELPIEWENNKESLLVYMEQVHRGIKGVVRDKLTKQGIADAAIKVEDHDHDIRSAADGDYWRLLNPGEYKVMVWAEGYFPSIRRCQVGMEPHPTICDFTLTKTPIQRLKEIRAKGGKIPQDLQLRLRALRLRKLRASTKAINRRRQSQQLQQEQLLQTRRARSSGARRV, encoded by the exons ATGAACGGGACACGGGAAGCG ATATTTGAAGGGAACCAGAATCCAGAGACTCCGGTGCTCGGACTCCTCCCTGTTCCCACAGTCGCCCGTTTCATCCGCATCAACCCGCAAACCTGGTACTCCAACGGCACCATCTGCCTCAGGGCTGAGATCCTTGGCTGTCGTGTTAACG ATCCAACTGACATCTACGCCTCAGAGCGAGAACCAGGATCGAAGGACACTCTGGACTTCAGACACcacaactacaaagagatgaGGAAG CTCATGAAGTCTGTGACAGAGGAGTGCCCGGACATCACCCGCGTCTACACCATCGGGAAGAGCTACATGGGCCTCAAACTCTACGTCATGGAGATCTCAGATAACCCCGGCAAACATGAACTTG GTGAGCCAGAGTTTCGCTATGTGGCGGGGATGCACGGGAACGAGGTTCTTGGTCGAGAGCTGGTCCTCAACCTCATGCAGTACTTGTGCAGAGAATACAAGAAGGGCAACCAGCGTATCGTGCGACTGGTCACTGAGACACGAATCCACCTCCTGCCCTCCATGAACCCTGATGGATATGAAGTAGCTTATGAGAAG GGCTCAGAGCTGGCCGGCTGGGCTGAAGGACGATACAGCTTTGAAGGAATCGACCTGAACCACAACTTTCCAGACCTGAACAACATCATGTGGGATGCCCAAGAGAAAGCAACAGATGCATCCAAAGTCCCCAACCACTACATCCCCATCCCAGAGTACTACACCAAAGAAGATGCTACT GTCGCACCAGAGACCCGTGCCGTCATCAGCTGGATGCAGGATATCCCCTTCGTGCTCAGTGCGAACCTCCACGGCGGAGAACTGGTGGTTACGTATCCCTTCGACTGCACCCGTGACTGGGCCCCCCAGGAAAACACCCCCACGGCAGACGACGCTTTCTTCCGCTGGCTGGCCTCCGTCTACGCCTCCACTCACCTGGTGATGGCCAACCCCGACCGCCGCATCTGCCACTACGAGGACTTCCAGGCACACAACAACATCATCAACGGCGGCGCCTGGCACACCGTCCCCGGCA gcATGAATGACTTCAGTTACCTGCACACCAACTGCTTTGAGGTGACGGTGGAGCTGTCCTGTGATAAATTCCCTCATGTTAGCGAGCTTCCCATCGAGTGGGAGAACAACAaggagtctctgctggtttaCATGGAGCAG GTTCACAGGGGGATTAAAGGTGTGGTCAGGGACAAGCTGACCAAACAAGGAATTGCAGATGCTGCCATCAAGGTGGAGGACCACGACCATGACATCCGATCag CTGCTGACGGAGACTACTGGCGTCTTCTGAACCCGGGCGAGTACAAGGTGATGGTTTGGGCGGAGGGTTACTTCCCGTCCATTCGTCGGTGCCAAGTGGGAATGGAGCCTCACCCCACCATCTGTGACTTCACCCTCACCAAGACGCCCATTCAGAGGCTGAAGGAGATCCGGGCCAAAGGAGGGAAGATCCCCCAGGACCTTCAGCTGCGTCTCCGAGCTCTGAGGCTCCGTAAGCTTCGCGCCAGCACCAAGGCCATCAACCGCCGCCGGCAgagccagcagctgcagcaggagcagctgctgcagacgAGGAGAGCTCGGTCTTCTGGAGCCCGGAGAGTATGA
- the LOC121197566 gene encoding probable carboxypeptidase X1 isoform X1 produces MEKSLCLLAAVILLGVFLAGAGTGAGALINEATTESYSLFNDTATTTTVSWTESVTVEDQGRDRPTPATAQTELFTTTDREKHLETKNTNQDREEVNSNNNKEEEEETDDRKTEDEKTELDCPPLGLESLRVDDSQIQASSYQRMGLGPHRGRLNIQSGIEDGDQYDGAWCAEYKDRHQWLEVDAIHLTLFTGVILQGRNSIWSWDWVQTYKVQLSNDSVNWETCMNGTREAIFEGNQNPETPVLGLLPVPTVARFIRINPQTWYSNGTICLRAEILGCRVNDPTDIYASEREPGSKDTLDFRHHNYKEMRKLMKSVTEECPDITRVYTIGKSYMGLKLYVMEISDNPGKHELGEPEFRYVAGMHGNEVLGRELVLNLMQYLCREYKKGNQRIVRLVTETRIHLLPSMNPDGYEVAYEKGSELAGWAEGRYSFEGIDLNHNFPDLNNIMWDAQEKATDASKVPNHYIPIPEYYTKEDATVAPETRAVISWMQDIPFVLSANLHGGELVVTYPFDCTRDWAPQENTPTADDAFFRWLASVYASTHLVMANPDRRICHYEDFQAHNNIINGGAWHTVPGSMNDFSYLHTNCFEVTVELSCDKFPHVSELPIEWENNKESLLVYMEQVHRGIKGVVRDKLTKQGIADAAIKVEDHDHDIRSAADGDYWRLLNPGEYKVMVWAEGYFPSIRRCQVGMEPHPTICDFTLTKTPIQRLKEIRAKGGKIPQDLQLRLRALRLRKLRASTKAINRRRQSQQLQQEQLLQTRRARSSGARRV; encoded by the exons ATGGAAAAGTCATTGTGCTTGTTGGCTGCAGTGATTTTACTGGGAGTTTTTTTAGCCGGAGCTGGAACCGGAGCAGGAGCGCTGATCAACGAGGCAACGACCGAGAGTTATTCATTATTCAACGACACAGCCACAACGACGACTGTGAGCTGGACTGAGTCTGTCACTGTGGAGGATCAGGGCAGAGACCGACCGACTCCAGCTACAGCACAGACGGAGTTATTCAccaccacagacagagagaaacacctGGAGACCAAAAACACCAATCAAGACCGCGAAGAagtcaacagcaacaacaacaaagaagaagaggaagaaacagatgacaggaagacagaagatgagaaaACTGAACTGG ACTGTCCTCCACTCGGCCTGGAATCCCTGCGGGTTGATGACAGCCAGATCCAAGCTTCCTCCTACCAACGGATGGGCCTGGGTCCTCACAGGGGCAGGCTGAATATCCAG tctggcATTGAGGACGGGGACCAGTACGACGGAGCCTGGTGTGCAGAGTACAAAGACCGGCACCAGTGGCTTGAGGTGGACGCCATCCACCTCACCCTGTTCACCGGAGTCATCCTGCAAGGGCGAAACTCCATCTGGAG TTGGGACTGGGTCCAAACctacaaagtgcagctgagtaATGACTCTGTGAACTGGGAAACCTGCATGAACGGGACACGGGAAGCG ATATTTGAAGGGAACCAGAATCCAGAGACTCCGGTGCTCGGACTCCTCCCTGTTCCCACAGTCGCCCGTTTCATCCGCATCAACCCGCAAACCTGGTACTCCAACGGCACCATCTGCCTCAGGGCTGAGATCCTTGGCTGTCGTGTTAACG ATCCAACTGACATCTACGCCTCAGAGCGAGAACCAGGATCGAAGGACACTCTGGACTTCAGACACcacaactacaaagagatgaGGAAG CTCATGAAGTCTGTGACAGAGGAGTGCCCGGACATCACCCGCGTCTACACCATCGGGAAGAGCTACATGGGCCTCAAACTCTACGTCATGGAGATCTCAGATAACCCCGGCAAACATGAACTTG GTGAGCCAGAGTTTCGCTATGTGGCGGGGATGCACGGGAACGAGGTTCTTGGTCGAGAGCTGGTCCTCAACCTCATGCAGTACTTGTGCAGAGAATACAAGAAGGGCAACCAGCGTATCGTGCGACTGGTCACTGAGACACGAATCCACCTCCTGCCCTCCATGAACCCTGATGGATATGAAGTAGCTTATGAGAAG GGCTCAGAGCTGGCCGGCTGGGCTGAAGGACGATACAGCTTTGAAGGAATCGACCTGAACCACAACTTTCCAGACCTGAACAACATCATGTGGGATGCCCAAGAGAAAGCAACAGATGCATCCAAAGTCCCCAACCACTACATCCCCATCCCAGAGTACTACACCAAAGAAGATGCTACT GTCGCACCAGAGACCCGTGCCGTCATCAGCTGGATGCAGGATATCCCCTTCGTGCTCAGTGCGAACCTCCACGGCGGAGAACTGGTGGTTACGTATCCCTTCGACTGCACCCGTGACTGGGCCCCCCAGGAAAACACCCCCACGGCAGACGACGCTTTCTTCCGCTGGCTGGCCTCCGTCTACGCCTCCACTCACCTGGTGATGGCCAACCCCGACCGCCGCATCTGCCACTACGAGGACTTCCAGGCACACAACAACATCATCAACGGCGGCGCCTGGCACACCGTCCCCGGCA gcATGAATGACTTCAGTTACCTGCACACCAACTGCTTTGAGGTGACGGTGGAGCTGTCCTGTGATAAATTCCCTCATGTTAGCGAGCTTCCCATCGAGTGGGAGAACAACAaggagtctctgctggtttaCATGGAGCAG GTTCACAGGGGGATTAAAGGTGTGGTCAGGGACAAGCTGACCAAACAAGGAATTGCAGATGCTGCCATCAAGGTGGAGGACCACGACCATGACATCCGATCag CTGCTGACGGAGACTACTGGCGTCTTCTGAACCCGGGCGAGTACAAGGTGATGGTTTGGGCGGAGGGTTACTTCCCGTCCATTCGTCGGTGCCAAGTGGGAATGGAGCCTCACCCCACCATCTGTGACTTCACCCTCACCAAGACGCCCATTCAGAGGCTGAAGGAGATCCGGGCCAAAGGAGGGAAGATCCCCCAGGACCTTCAGCTGCGTCTCCGAGCTCTGAGGCTCCGTAAGCTTCGCGCCAGCACCAAGGCCATCAACCGCCGCCGGCAgagccagcagctgcagcaggagcagctgctgcagacgAGGAGAGCTCGGTCTTCTGGAGCCCGGAGAGTATGA
- the wdr32 gene encoding DDB1- and CUL4-associated factor 10, with protein sequence MSSEHQSASEDADESQDRPNGGGISDKEEDPDIDNSGDDDDMARGVTPSLPGSSGDRPERDASSPASMKREPRDQQTAAPQTGSGGGSGSGSDSGRGNSLFSWLQSRTIRRGVFVDPARDNFRTMTSLYCSMNPAAESVNLSTQTHGAVFNLEYSPDGSVLTVACEQTEVLLFDPISSRHIKTLTEAHEDCVNNIRFLDNRLFATCSDDTTIALWDLRKLNSKVCSLHGHASWVKNIEYDTNTRLLVTSGFDGNVITWDTNRFTEDGCPHKKFFHTRYLMRMRLTPDCSKMLISTSSGYLLILHDLDLTQSLEVGSYRMLRARRTPLSSDGGTSASRSAGTPRQGNDSSKIHPHREGLSPRNSLEVLTPEIPGERDRGNCITSLQLHPKGWATLIRCSSNMDDQEWTCVYEFQEGAPTRPLVSPRCSLRLTHYIEEANVGRGYIKELCFSPDGRLICSPYGYGVRLLAFDERCGELADCLPVQTSCLREIRSIYSHSDVVLTTKFSPTHCQLASGCLSGRVALYQPKF encoded by the exons ATGAGCTCGGAGCACCAGAGCGCCAGCGAGGACGCCGACGAGTCGCAGGACAGGCCCAACGGCGGCGGCATCTCCGACAAAGAGGAAGACCCTGACATCGACAACTCGGGGGACGACGATGACATGGCTCGGGGGGTTACACCTTCACTGCCCGGGAGCAGCGGAGACCGGCCGGAGCGCGACGCAAGCTCTCCGGCGTCAATGAAACGGGAGCCCCGTGACCAGCAGACCGCCGCGCCGCAGACAGGGAGCGGCGGGGGTTCCGGCAGCGGCAGCGACAGCGGCAGGGGGAACAGCCTGTTTTCCTGGCTGCAGAGCAGGACTATTAGGCGAGGGGTGTTTGTAGACCCGGCTAGGGATAACTTCAGGACAATGACCAGTTTGTACTGCTCAATGAATCCGGCTGCAGAGTCTGTCAACCTGAGCACTCAGACCCACGGTGCGGTGTTCAACCTGGAGTACTCTCCGGACGG GTCTGTGCTGACGGTGGCCTGTGAGCAGACTGAAGTCCTGCTGTTTGATCCCATCTCCTCCAGACACATCAAAACCCTGACGGAGGCTCACGAGGACTGTGTCAACAACATAAG GTTTTTGGACAATCGCTTGTTTGCCACCTGCTCTGACGACACCACAATTGCATTATGGGATCTCCGTAAGCTGAATTCAAAGGTTTGCTCCTTGCACGGCCACGCCAGCTGGGTGAAAAACATTGAATACGACACCAACACTCGTCTCCTCGTCACGTCTGGCTTCGACGGCAACGTCATTACATGGGACACTAACAG gtttACAGAAGATGGCTGCCCGCACAAAAAGTTCTTCCACACCCGCTACCTAATGAGGATGCGTCTGACGCCCGACTGTTCCAAGATGCTCATCTCTACTTCCTCAGGGTACCTGCTCATCCTCCACGACCTGGACCTCACCCAGTCCCTCGAGGTGGGCAGCTACCGCATGCTGCGAGCGCGACGGACTCCGCTCAGCTCAG ATGGAGGAACATCAGCATCCAGGTCAGCTGGAACTCCTCGCCAGGGAAATGACTCCAGCAAGATCCACCCTCACAGAGAAG GTCTTTCTCCCCGGAACAGTCTGGAAGTTTTGACTCCAGAGATCCCCGGAGAGAGGGACCGAGGGAACTGCATCAcctccctgcagctccatccAAAAGGCTGGGCCACACTCATCCGCTGCTCCAGCAACATGGACGACCAGGAG tggacgtgtgtgtatgagttCCAGGAAGGAGCACCCACTCGCCCGCTCGTCTCCCCACGCTGCTCCCTCCGCCTCACCCACTACATCGAGGAGGCCAATGTGGGACGGGGCTACATTAAGGAGCTGTGTTTCAGCCCGGACGGACGGCTCATCTGCTCACCGTATGGCTACGGAGTCCGCCTGCTGGCCTTCGATGAGCGCTGCGGCGAGCTGGCCGACTGCCTGCCCGTCCAGACCAGCTGCCTCAGGGAGATCCGCTCCATCTACTCGCACAGCGACGTGGTGCTCACCACCAAGTTCTCCCCGACACACTGCCAGCTGGCCTCAGGCTGCCTCAGTGGACGCGTGGCCCTATATCAGCCCAAGTTTTAG